Below is a window of Caloramator mitchellensis DNA.
ATCCTTAAATCGTCAAGTATTGAATTTTTAAGGAATTGAGCTTCATCCAATATAATGACAGGAGTTATGTTTTTGCTATGGTAGTATGTGTATATCGATTCTTGTATCTGCTTAAACATAGCCACCTTTTTAAATGGTGGAATGATACCAAGGCCATCACAAAGGGCCCTGTAAAAATCCATAACAGTTAAAGTAGATAGAGGAATATATACACATTTAAAAAGATTAGGATTTAGAGAATTGACAAAATATCTTAAAAGAGAAGACTTGCCAGAGCCAGGCTCTCCAGTTAAAAGCCCAAAGCCCTTAACATTTTTTAAAAAATCAAGTCTTGAAAGGGCTTGATTAAAATCATTTGATTTAAAGAAAAATTTAGTATCAATATCCTTTTGAAAAGGGTCGAAGGAAAGACCATAAAAAGCAGTAAACATAATTAAACCTCCTTTGGATTTGCAGAAAAACTTGAAAAATCAATAGGTTTAATGTTTTTTTGCCTTTTAACTTTAGAATTGTCAATTTTGTTAACTGGGTAAATAGTATCCAAAATACGATTGTCATCAGAAAAAATATAGGCTTTATCTAAAGATGAAGGGTCATAACGAACATTAATTCTTTCACCAACATACTTAAAAGGAACTTCAAAGGAATTGTTGAGTATTTGGATGGTGCAATCATTTCTAACTTTACGTGTAATACGATAAAG
It encodes the following:
- a CDS encoding ExeA family protein, whose product is MFTAFYGLSFDPFQKDIDTKFFFKSNDFNQALSRLDFLKNVKGFGLLTGEPGSGKSSLLRYFVNSLNPNLFKCVYIPLSTLTVMDFYRALCDGLGIIPPFKKVAMFKQIQESIYTYYHSKNITPVIILDEAQFLKNSILDDLRIIFNFQMDSKDCAVLILSGQTQFISQIQRQPHEALKQRIVVNYSLKGLTLDEVKLYIPYMLRIAGCSEPIFTEDALELLYSSSNGLLRPLNAIARMSLIAGTNKNTRIIDSEVIYEAQSEVNISA